The following are encoded together in the Triticum dicoccoides isolate Atlit2015 ecotype Zavitan chromosome 6B, WEW_v2.0, whole genome shotgun sequence genome:
- the LOC119320160 gene encoding ethylene-responsive transcription factor ERF109-like, protein MAPRLERGGSGFHLPNSRQEDSLFLRALISVVNGDAVVPTLHLEPSSPHFAAAVPACASCGVDGCIGYMFAAAAAPAGSSSEGEGCSAASFVKGGGVGKITRRRSRSKFRGVRQRSWRKWAAEIRDPHRAVRKWLGTFDTAVDAARAYDLAALEFRGHGARLNFPAAAASSSSSASVSDSSWAAAQS, encoded by the coding sequence ATGGCGCCGAGGCTGGAGCGCGGCGGCAGCGGCTTCCATCTCCCGAACTCCAGGCAGGAGGACTCCCTCTTCCTCCGCGCCCTCATCTCCGTTGTAAACGGAGACGCCGTCGTCCCCACGCTGCACCTCGAGCCGTCGTCGCCGCACTTTGCCGCTGCAGTTCCTGCGTGCGCCAGCTGCGGCGTGGACGGGTGCATCGGCTACATGTTCGCTGCTGCGGCGGCGCCGGCCGGCTCGAGCAGCGAGGGCGAAGGATGCTCCGCCGCGAGCTTTGTgaagggcggcggcgtggggaaGATCACGCGGAGGAGGAGCCGGAGCAAGTTCAGGGGCGTGAGGCAGCGGTCGTGGCGGAAGTGGGCCGCGGAGATCCGCGACCCGCACCGCGCCGTGCGCAAGTggctcggcaccttcgacaccgccgTGGATGCCGCCCGCGCATACGATCTCGCGGCGCTCGAGTTCCGTGGCCACGGCGCCAGACTCAACTTCCCGGCcgcggccgcgtcgtcgtcgtcgtcggcttCTGTTTCTGATTCGTCTTGGGCGGCTGCGCAGTCGTAG